From the Salinimicrobium tongyeongense genome, one window contains:
- the ccoS gene encoding cbb3-type cytochrome oxidase assembly protein CcoS, with translation MSVIYLLLTISIIVAVLFFVVFIVAVRNGQFDDDYTPSVRILFEDELVKEKSTKSSKINQDN, from the coding sequence ATGAGCGTCATCTATTTACTCCTTACAATAAGCATTATTGTAGCGGTATTGTTTTTCGTTGTTTTTATTGTTGCCGTGCGTAACGGCCAGTTTGACGATGACTATACCCCGTCGGTGCGTATTCTTTTTGAGGATGAGCTTGTAAAAGAGAAATCAACAAAATCGAGTAAAATTAATCAAGACAATTAA
- the nirK gene encoding copper-containing nitrite reductase, which translates to MKNFKHSKKRLACVFFLAALVAGIFTSCDKAVAAKENPELMKVYGESEAEMTSPPMVPRPVGKRAATKLIVNMEVVEKEMEMSDGVSYVYWTFDGTVPGSFIRTRVGDEVEFHLKNHPDSKLPHNIDLHAVTGPGGGAESSFVAPGHEAVFTFKTMNPGLYVYHCATAPVGMHIANGMYGLILVEPEGGLEPVDKEYYVMQGDFYTEGENGERGLQAFSMQKAVDEDADYVVFNGKVGGLTGDNALTAKVGETVRLFVGNGGPNLVSSFHVIGEIFDKVYLEGGAMINENVQTTLIPAGGAAIVEFKVEVPGNLVLVDHSIFRAFNKGALGILKVEGEENEKVFGGKIEEKVYNPGVTATEEATEEVTEDAPVASTSLAQKMERGKQIYTQNCLACHQATGNGIPNAFPPLANSDYLNADVHRAIEVVKFGLSGEIEVNGNVYNSAMPKQNISDEDVANVLTYVYNNWGNNKTEVTAEMVKKAK; encoded by the coding sequence ATGAAAAATTTCAAACATTCAAAAAAGAGACTTGCCTGCGTTTTCTTTCTTGCAGCCCTTGTAGCAGGGATATTTACCTCTTGCGATAAAGCAGTTGCTGCCAAAGAAAACCCCGAACTAATGAAAGTATATGGAGAGAGCGAAGCCGAAATGACTTCTCCTCCAATGGTACCAAGACCTGTTGGAAAAAGAGCTGCTACCAAACTCATCGTTAATATGGAAGTAGTAGAAAAAGAAATGGAGATGAGCGACGGGGTAAGTTATGTGTACTGGACCTTTGATGGTACAGTTCCCGGAAGTTTTATTCGTACCCGTGTTGGAGATGAAGTTGAATTCCACTTAAAAAACCACCCAGACAGTAAATTGCCACACAATATTGACCTGCACGCGGTAACAGGACCTGGTGGTGGTGCCGAATCTTCTTTTGTAGCTCCCGGCCACGAAGCTGTATTTACTTTTAAAACCATGAACCCTGGTCTGTATGTATACCACTGTGCCACAGCTCCTGTTGGGATGCACATCGCTAATGGTATGTACGGTCTTATTCTTGTTGAGCCAGAAGGTGGTCTTGAGCCGGTTGATAAAGAATATTATGTAATGCAGGGGGATTTCTATACTGAAGGTGAGAACGGCGAAAGAGGCCTGCAGGCTTTCAGTATGCAGAAAGCAGTTGATGAAGATGCAGATTATGTAGTGTTTAATGGTAAAGTTGGTGGCCTTACAGGAGACAACGCCTTAACTGCAAAAGTTGGTGAAACCGTACGTCTCTTTGTAGGTAACGGTGGCCCTAACCTGGTTTCTTCCTTCCACGTGATTGGAGAGATCTTTGACAAAGTATATCTTGAAGGTGGTGCCATGATCAACGAGAACGTGCAAACCACTTTGATCCCCGCCGGTGGTGCCGCCATCGTAGAATTTAAAGTTGAGGTGCCCGGGAACCTTGTATTGGTAGATCACTCCATCTTCAGAGCATTTAACAAAGGAGCCCTGGGGATACTTAAAGTTGAAGGCGAAGAAAATGAAAAAGTTTTTGGAGGTAAAATTGAAGAGAAAGTATACAATCCCGGAGTAACTGCTACCGAAGAAGCTACCGAAGAAGTAACTGAAGACGCACCTGTGGCCAGTACTTCTTTAGCCCAAAAAATGGAAAGGGGAAAACAAATCTACACCCAAAACTGTCTTGCCTGCCACCAGGCTACCGGTAACGGGATCCCCAATGCTTTTCCTCCACTTGCAAATTCCGATTATTTAAATGCCGATGTGCATCGTGCCATAGAAGTGGTGAAGTTTGGTCTTAGCGGTGAAATTGAGGTGAACGGGAATGTTTACAACAGCGCAATGCCAAAGCAAAACATTTCAGATGAGGATGTTGCAAATGTTCTCACTTATGTTTATAATAACTGGGGCAACAACAAAACTGAAGTGACTGCCGAAATGGTGAAGAAAGCGAAGTAA
- a CDS encoding formylglycine-generating enzyme family protein, with product MKTLTRLAVCIAIMIQGQAYSQSGAMVEVRGGEFIPLYGTKTEVPVGNFLMDVYPVTNAEFLEFVEQNPRWRKSQVKQLFADENYLRSWKNDLSLGSDNLPNSPVTNVSWFAAKNYCECQDKRLPSIDEWEYVAMANETSPDARSEKSYNQYILSWYETPNTFKNTVGNTFKNYWGVFDLHGLVWEWTSDFNSVMIGGESRQDSTGDNNLFCGAAAVGATDLMNYAAFMRYAFRGSVKARYSVKNLGFRCVRDIEKSNL from the coding sequence ATGAAGACCTTAACCAGATTGGCAGTATGCATCGCGATAATGATCCAGGGCCAGGCCTATAGCCAGTCTGGTGCCATGGTCGAAGTCCGCGGGGGGGAATTCATTCCTCTCTACGGAACAAAAACCGAAGTTCCTGTAGGCAATTTTTTGATGGATGTCTATCCCGTGACCAATGCCGAATTCCTGGAGTTTGTAGAACAAAACCCGCGTTGGAGGAAGTCTCAGGTAAAACAACTGTTCGCCGATGAAAATTACCTGCGCAGCTGGAAAAATGACTTGAGCCTGGGTAGCGATAACCTGCCCAACTCGCCGGTGACAAATGTCTCCTGGTTCGCTGCGAAGAACTACTGTGAATGCCAGGACAAAAGGCTGCCTAGCATTGATGAATGGGAGTATGTGGCCATGGCAAACGAGACCAGCCCCGATGCCCGTTCCGAGAAATCCTATAACCAGTATATCTTAAGCTGGTATGAAACGCCCAATACCTTTAAAAATACCGTGGGCAATACCTTCAAGAATTATTGGGGAGTGTTCGATCTTCACGGCCTGGTTTGGGAATGGACTTCCGACTTTAATTCGGTGATGATTGGGGGTGAATCCCGGCAGGACAGCACAGGTGACAACAACCTCTTTTGCGGGGCCGCCGCAGTTGGCGCCACAGACCTTATGAACTACGCAGCTTTTATGCGCTATGCCTTCCGCGGAAGCGTAAAAGCAAGGTATTCGGTGAAAAACCTTGGCTTTAGATGCGTCAGGGATATTGAAAAATCAAATTTATAA
- a CDS encoding SCO family protein, which yields MKKVAFILLSIVLFTACNNVKKEEEKVEEVAANTTEVKGELPELSIYNLPSTWTTQNHEDIQLEDLRGNVLVMVMIYTSCKAACPRLIADMRNIEKQVPEEYLDKTKFIMVSIDPETDTPQRLNAFARENEMEDNHWLFLRGTPEDTREFATVLAVSYKKISPIDFSHSNIISVFDEEGVLVHQQEGLGVDNTETVEAIKTEVSN from the coding sequence ATGAAAAAAGTAGCTTTTATATTGCTTTCCATAGTTCTTTTTACTGCATGTAACAATGTCAAAAAAGAGGAAGAAAAGGTTGAAGAAGTTGCAGCAAACACCACAGAGGTAAAAGGAGAGCTGCCCGAATTGTCTATCTACAACCTTCCATCCACCTGGACCACTCAAAACCACGAGGATATTCAGCTGGAAGATCTCCGCGGAAATGTGCTGGTCATGGTAATGATCTACACTTCCTGCAAGGCCGCCTGCCCACGACTCATCGCCGATATGCGCAATATCGAAAAACAGGTGCCCGAAGAGTATCTCGACAAGACAAAGTTCATCATGGTGAGTATTGATCCTGAAACCGATACGCCGCAAAGGCTCAACGCTTTTGCCAGGGAGAATGAAATGGAAGACAACCACTGGCTGTTCCTTCGCGGTACGCCCGAAGACACCCGTGAGTTTGCAACCGTACTGGCCGTAAGCTATAAAAAGATCTCGCCCATAGATTTCTCACACTCCAATATTATCAGCGTTTTTGACGAAGAAGGAGTGCTGGTTCACCAGCAGGAAGGCCTTGGGGTAGACAATACCGAAACCGTAGAAGCCATTAAAACTGAAGTTTCAAATTAA